One segment of Brassica napus cultivar Da-Ae chromosome C3, Da-Ae, whole genome shotgun sequence DNA contains the following:
- the LOC125584320 gene encoding embryonic protein DC-8-like codes for MASEQARRENVVKQREVKVEKDKGRDNGVHVTHAATERGSHGGGEAAAVFGQEGPGRVGVELTGEGREELESGAHGFHGEKARHAQLLAAGGEEIRERKGQVSVRGGRSATETVTEKGRQDKESVGKDAQKAADMGKAAKDTASEKAQRASDYVTEKARETGHVAAQKRQEAKEQADRGKDTAAEKARRASE; via the coding sequence ATGGCGTCAGAGCAAGCAAGAAGAGAGAATGTGGTGAAGCAGAGGGAAGTTAAAGTGGAGAAAGACAAAGGGAGAGACAATGGTGTCCATGTTACTCACGCTGCGACTGAGAGAGGAAGTCATGGAGGCGGAGAAGCTGCTGCTGTGTTCGGACAAGAAGGCCCTGGGAGAGTAGGAGTAGAGCTGACGGGAGAAGGGAGAGAAGAGTTAGAGAGTGGCGCTCATGGCTTTCATGGAGAGAAAGCACGGCATGCTCAGCTTTTGGCTGCAGGAGGCGAGGAGATAAGAGAAAGGAAAGGTCAGGTGTCAGTCCGTGGTGGTCGGAGTGCAACTGAGACGGTCACCGAGAAAGGACGGCAAGATAAGGAAAGTGTTGGGAAAGATGCTCAGAAAGCGGCGGATATGGGAAAAGCTGCGAAAGATACGGCGAGTGAGAAAGCTCAGAGAGCTTCTGATTACGTGACGGAGAAGGCAAGGGAAACTGGACATGTGGCGGCTCAAAAAAGGCAAGAGGCAAAGGAACAAGCTGACAGAGGCAAAGATACAGCGGCCGAGAAAGCACGGAGAGCTTCCGAGTAG
- the LOC125574854 gene encoding protein COLD-REGULATED 15B, chloroplastic-like, which produces MAMSFSGAVLSGINSSFPSGVAKQSGVGAVRFGRKTELVVVAQRKKSLIYAEKGDGNILDDINEATKRGSDYVTDKTKEALKDGEKAKDYVDEKNDEAKDTALDEAQKVLDYVKEKGNEAGEAKDTTKA; this is translated from the exons ATGGCGATGTCATTCTCAGGAGCTGTTCTCAGTGGGATTAATTCTTCTTTCCCCAGCGGCGTAGCCAAGCAGAGCGGCGTTGGCGCCGTCAGATTTGGCCGGAAAACTGAGCTCGTTGTCGTCGCTCAGCGCAAGAAGTCGTTGATCTACGCCGAGAAAGGTGATGGAAACATTCTCGATGACATCAATGAGGCCAC AAAGAGAGGTTCAGATTACGTGACAGACAAGACAAAGGAGGCGTTGAAAGATGGAGAGAAAGCAAAAGACTACGTTGATGAGAAAAACGATGAAGCCAAAGACACTGCATTGGATGAAGCTCAGAAAGTTTTGGATTATGTGAAGGAAAAAGGAAACGAAGCAGGAGAGGCTAAGGACACCACAAAGGCATGA
- the LOC106388279 gene encoding protein COLD-REGULATED 15B, chloroplastic, whose amino-acid sequence MAMSLSGSAVLSGIGSSFSSGAAKQSGIGAVGFGRKTEFVVVAQRKKSLIYADKGDGNILDDLNETTKRASDYATEKTKEALKHGEEAKDYVVDKNVEAKDTAVDEAQKALDYVKAKGNEAGNKVAEFVEGKAGEAKDATKA is encoded by the exons ATGGCTATGTCACTCTCAGGATCAGCTGTTCTCAGTGGGATTGGTTCTTCTTTCTCCAGCGGCGCAGCCAAGCAGAGCGGCATTGGCGCCGtcggttttggccggaaaacTGAGTTCGTCGTCGTCGCTCAGCGCAAGAAGTCGTTGATCTACGCCGATAAAGGTGACGGCAACATTCTGGATGACCTCAATGAAACCAC AAAGAGAGCTTCGGATTACGCGACGGAGAAGACAAAGGAGGCGTTGAAACATGGCGAGGAAGCAAAAGACTACGTTGTTGATAAGAACGTTGAAGCCAAAGACACTGCAGTGGATGAAGCTCAGAAAGCTTTGGATTATGTGAAGGCAAAAGGAAACGAAGCTGGGAACAAAGTTGCCGAGTTTGTTGAGGGTAAAGCAGGAGAGGCTAAGGACGCCACAAAAGCATGA